In a single window of the Prionailurus viverrinus isolate Anna chromosome D3, UM_Priviv_1.0, whole genome shotgun sequence genome:
- the LOC125148761 gene encoding sphingomyelin phosphodiesterase 4 isoform X7 → MMKLVYKLQAEDYKFDFPVSYLPGPVKASIQERVLPDSPLYHNKVQFPPTGGLGLNLALNPFEYYMFFFALSLITQKPLPGTLHIRTSDCAYFILVDRYLSWFLPTEGSVLPALSSSPGGPNPSPAPRTPTMPFASYGLHHTSLLKRHISHQTSVNADPASHEIWRSETLLQVFVEMWLHHYSLEMYQKMQSPHAKLEVLHYRLSVSSALHSPAQPSLQALHAYQESFTPTEEHVLVVRLLLKHLHAFSNSLKPEQVSPSTHSHATSPLEEFKRAAVPRFVQQKLYLFLQHCFGHWPLDASFRAVLEMWLSYLQPWRYAPEKQAQSSDCQARCVSERWAPFVQENLLMYTKLFVGFLSRALRTDLVSPKNALMVFRVAKVFAQPNLAEMIQKGEQLFLEPELVIPHRQHRLFTAPTFTGSFLSSWPPAVTDASFKVKSHVYSLEGQDCKYTPMFGPEVRTLVLRLAQLITQAKQTAKSISDQCGESTAGRPFLSWLGFCSTDTNGSYAANDLDEMGQDSVRKTDEYLEKALEYLCQMFRLSEAQLTQLTLALGTTQDENGKKQLPDCVVGEDGLILTPLGRYQIINGLRRFDIEYQGDSELQPIRSYEIASLVRVLFRLSSAINRRFAGPMAALCSRADFLGSFCRYHLTEPGLADRHLLSPVARGCAARRPRGPRLSLRFLGSYRTLLSLLLAFFVASLFCIGPLPCALLLVLGYLLYAVAMTLLTERSKLHHL, encoded by the exons ATGATGAAGTTGGTTTATAAGCTCCAGGCGGAAGACTATAAGTTTGACTTTCCGGTTTCCTACCTGCCT GGCCCCGTGAAGGCATCCATCCAGGAGCGCGTGCTCCCCGACAGCCCCCTGTACCACAACAAGGTCCAGTTCCCCCCGACGGGGGGCCTCGGCCTGAACCTGGCCCTCA ATCCGTTCGAGTACTACATGTTCTTCTTTGCGTTGAGCCTCATCACTCAAAAG CCACTCCCTGGGACTCTCCACATACGAACTTCAGACTGTGCCTATTTCATCCTCGTGGACAGATACCTGTCATGGTTCCTGCCCACAGAAGGCAGTGTGCTCCCCGCACTCTCCTCCAGTCCTGGGGGGCCCAACCCCTCACCTGCTCCCAG aaCACCAACCATGCCCTTCGCTTCTTATGGCCTCCACCACACCAGCCTCCTAAAGCGACACATCTCTCATCAGACATCTGTGAATGCAGACCCTGCCTCCCATGAGATCTGGAGGTCAGAAACTCTGCTTCAG GTTTTTGTTGAAATGTGGCTTCATCATTATTCCTTGGAGATGTACCAGAAAATGCAGTCCCCTCACGCCAAG CTGGAGGTTCTGCACTACCGACTCAGTGTCTCCAGCGCCCTCCACAGCCCTGCCCaacccagcctccaggccctccACGCCTACCAA GAGTCGTTCACACCCACGGAGGAGCACGTGTTGGTGGTGCGCCTGCTGCTAAAGCATCTGCACGCCTTTTCCAACAGCCTGAAGCCTGAGCAGgtctctccctccacccactcTCACGCCACCAGTCCCCTGGAGGAGTTCAAACG ggcCGCCGTCCCGAGGTTTGTCCAGCAGAAACTCTACCTTTTCCTGCAGCACTGCTTTGGCCACTGGCCCCTGGATGCGTCCTTCAGAGCC GTCCTGGAGATGTGGCTGAGCTACCTACAGCCCTGGAGGTATGCACCTGAGAAGCAGGCTCAGAGCAGCGACTGCCAGGCCCGGTGTGTGTCGGAGAGATG GGCACCCTTTGTGCAGGAGAATCTGCTGATGTACACCAAGCTTTTTGTGGGCTTCCTGAGCCGCGCGCTCCGCACCGACCTGGTCAGCCCCAAGAACGCGCTCATGGTATTCCGAGTGGCCAAAGTCTTTGCCCAGCCCAACCTGGCTGAAATGATCCAGAAAG GGGAACAGCTGTTCCTGGAGCCAGAACTCGTCATCCCACACCGCCAGCACCGACTCTTCACAGCTCCCACTTTCACCGGCAGCTTCCTGTCCTCGTGGCCCCCAGCCGTCACAGACGCCTCCTTCAAGGTGAAGAGCCACGTTTACAGCCTGGAGGGCCAGGACTGCAAGTACACCCCAATGTTTGGGCCCGAGGTGCGGACGCTG GTCTTGCGCCTGGCTCAGCTCATCACGCAGGCCAAGCAGACTGCCAAGTCCATCTCTGACCAGTGCGGGGAGAGCACGGCCGGCCGCCCCTTTCTGTCGTGGCTGGGCTTCTGCTCCACAGACACGAACGGCTCCTACGCAGCCAACGACCTGGACGAGATGGGGCAGGACAGTGTCCGCAAGACAGACGAGTACCTGGAGAAGGCCCTGGAGTACCTGTGCCAGATGTTCCGA CTCAGCGAGGCTCAGCTCACCCAGCTCACGCTTGCCTTGGGGACAACTCAAGATGAGAATGGGAAGAAGCAGCTCCCAGACTGCGTCGTGGGGGAGGACGGGCTCATCCTCACGCCCCTGGGCCGGTACCAG ATCATCAATGGGCTGCGAAGGTTTGACATCGAGTACCAGGGTGACTCAGAGCTGCAGCCCATCCGGAGCTATGAGATCGCCAGCCTGGTCCGCGTGCTCTTCCGGCTGTCCTCCGCCATCAACCGCAGG tTTGCAGGCCCGATGGCAGCCCTGTGTTCCCGTGCCGACTTCCTCGGCAGCTTTTGTCGGTACCACCTCACGGAGCCCGGGCTGGCAGACAGGCACCTGCTGAGCCCGGTGGCACGAGGGTGTGCGGCCCGCCGTCCCCGGGGCCCTAGGCTCAGCCTGCGCTTCCTGGGCAGCTACCGGACGCTGCTCTCGCTGCTTCTGGCCTTCTTCGTGGCCTCCCTGTTCTGTATTGGGCCCCTCCCTTGCGCCCTGCTCCTCGTGCTGGGCTACCTCCTCTACGCTGTGGCCATGACGCTGCTCACCGAGCGCAGCAAGCTGCACCATCTCTGA
- the LOC125148761 gene encoding sphingomyelin phosphodiesterase 4 isoform X4 — protein sequence MAFPHLQQPSFLLASLKADSVNKPFAQRCQDLVKVIEDFPAKELHAIFPWLVESIFGSLDGVLVGWNLRCLQGRVSPVEYSIAMEFLDPGGPMMKLVYKLQAEDYKFDFPVSYLPGPVKASIQERVLPDSPLYHNKVQFPPTGGLGLNLALNPFEYYMFFFALSLITQKPLPGTLHIRTSDCAYFILVDRYLSWFLPTEGSVLPALSSSPGGPNPSPAPRTPTMPFASYGLHHTSLLKRHISHQTSVNADPASHEIWRSETLLQVFVEMWLHHYSLEMYQKMQSPHAKLEVLHYRLSVSSALHSPAQPSLQALHAYQESFTPTEEHVLVVRLLLKHLHAFSNSLKPEQVSPSTHSHATSPLEEFKRAAVPRFVQQKLYLFLQHCFGHWPLDASFRAVLEMWLSYLQPWRYAPEKQAQSSDCQARCVSERWAPFVQENLLMYTKLFVGFLSRALRTDLVSPKNALMVFRVAKVFAQPNLAEMIQKGEQLFLEPELVIPHRQHRLFTAPTFTGSFLSSWPPAVTDASFKVKSHVYSLEGQDCKYTPMFGPEVRTLVLRLAQLITQAKQTAKSISDQCGESTAGRPFLSWLGFCSTDTNGSYAANDLDEMGQDSVRKTDEYLEKALEYLCQMFRLSEAQLTQLTLALGTTQDENGKKQLPDCVVGEDGLILTPLGRYQIINGLRRFDIEYQGDSELQPIRSYEIASLVRVLFRLSSAINRRFAGPMAALCSRADFLGSFCRYHLTEPGLADRHLLSPVARGCAARRPRGPRLSLRFLGSYRTLLSLLLAFFVASLFCIGPLPCALLLVLGYLLYAVAMTLLTERSKLHHL from the exons ATGGCGTTCCCTCACCTGCAGCAGCCCAGCTTCCTCCTG GCTAGCCTGAAAGCTGACTCTGTAAATAAGCCTTTTGCACAGCGGTGCCAAGACTTGGTTAAAGTCATTGAGGATTTTCCAGCAAAG GAGCTGCACGCCATCTTCCCGTGGCTGGTAGAGAGCATTTTCGGCAGCCTGGACGGTGTCCTCGTTGGCTGGAACCTCCGCTGCTTACAGGGGCGAGTGAGCCCTGTGGAGTACAGCATTGCAATGGAGTTTCTAGACCCCGG TGGCCCAATGATGAAGTTGGTTTATAAGCTCCAGGCGGAAGACTATAAGTTTGACTTTCCGGTTTCCTACCTGCCT GGCCCCGTGAAGGCATCCATCCAGGAGCGCGTGCTCCCCGACAGCCCCCTGTACCACAACAAGGTCCAGTTCCCCCCGACGGGGGGCCTCGGCCTGAACCTGGCCCTCA ATCCGTTCGAGTACTACATGTTCTTCTTTGCGTTGAGCCTCATCACTCAAAAG CCACTCCCTGGGACTCTCCACATACGAACTTCAGACTGTGCCTATTTCATCCTCGTGGACAGATACCTGTCATGGTTCCTGCCCACAGAAGGCAGTGTGCTCCCCGCACTCTCCTCCAGTCCTGGGGGGCCCAACCCCTCACCTGCTCCCAG aaCACCAACCATGCCCTTCGCTTCTTATGGCCTCCACCACACCAGCCTCCTAAAGCGACACATCTCTCATCAGACATCTGTGAATGCAGACCCTGCCTCCCATGAGATCTGGAGGTCAGAAACTCTGCTTCAG GTTTTTGTTGAAATGTGGCTTCATCATTATTCCTTGGAGATGTACCAGAAAATGCAGTCCCCTCACGCCAAG CTGGAGGTTCTGCACTACCGACTCAGTGTCTCCAGCGCCCTCCACAGCCCTGCCCaacccagcctccaggccctccACGCCTACCAA GAGTCGTTCACACCCACGGAGGAGCACGTGTTGGTGGTGCGCCTGCTGCTAAAGCATCTGCACGCCTTTTCCAACAGCCTGAAGCCTGAGCAGgtctctccctccacccactcTCACGCCACCAGTCCCCTGGAGGAGTTCAAACG ggcCGCCGTCCCGAGGTTTGTCCAGCAGAAACTCTACCTTTTCCTGCAGCACTGCTTTGGCCACTGGCCCCTGGATGCGTCCTTCAGAGCC GTCCTGGAGATGTGGCTGAGCTACCTACAGCCCTGGAGGTATGCACCTGAGAAGCAGGCTCAGAGCAGCGACTGCCAGGCCCGGTGTGTGTCGGAGAGATG GGCACCCTTTGTGCAGGAGAATCTGCTGATGTACACCAAGCTTTTTGTGGGCTTCCTGAGCCGCGCGCTCCGCACCGACCTGGTCAGCCCCAAGAACGCGCTCATGGTATTCCGAGTGGCCAAAGTCTTTGCCCAGCCCAACCTGGCTGAAATGATCCAGAAAG GGGAACAGCTGTTCCTGGAGCCAGAACTCGTCATCCCACACCGCCAGCACCGACTCTTCACAGCTCCCACTTTCACCGGCAGCTTCCTGTCCTCGTGGCCCCCAGCCGTCACAGACGCCTCCTTCAAGGTGAAGAGCCACGTTTACAGCCTGGAGGGCCAGGACTGCAAGTACACCCCAATGTTTGGGCCCGAGGTGCGGACGCTG GTCTTGCGCCTGGCTCAGCTCATCACGCAGGCCAAGCAGACTGCCAAGTCCATCTCTGACCAGTGCGGGGAGAGCACGGCCGGCCGCCCCTTTCTGTCGTGGCTGGGCTTCTGCTCCACAGACACGAACGGCTCCTACGCAGCCAACGACCTGGACGAGATGGGGCAGGACAGTGTCCGCAAGACAGACGAGTACCTGGAGAAGGCCCTGGAGTACCTGTGCCAGATGTTCCGA CTCAGCGAGGCTCAGCTCACCCAGCTCACGCTTGCCTTGGGGACAACTCAAGATGAGAATGGGAAGAAGCAGCTCCCAGACTGCGTCGTGGGGGAGGACGGGCTCATCCTCACGCCCCTGGGCCGGTACCAG ATCATCAATGGGCTGCGAAGGTTTGACATCGAGTACCAGGGTGACTCAGAGCTGCAGCCCATCCGGAGCTATGAGATCGCCAGCCTGGTCCGCGTGCTCTTCCGGCTGTCCTCCGCCATCAACCGCAGG tTTGCAGGCCCGATGGCAGCCCTGTGTTCCCGTGCCGACTTCCTCGGCAGCTTTTGTCGGTACCACCTCACGGAGCCCGGGCTGGCAGACAGGCACCTGCTGAGCCCGGTGGCACGAGGGTGTGCGGCCCGCCGTCCCCGGGGCCCTAGGCTCAGCCTGCGCTTCCTGGGCAGCTACCGGACGCTGCTCTCGCTGCTTCTGGCCTTCTTCGTGGCCTCCCTGTTCTGTATTGGGCCCCTCCCTTGCGCCCTGCTCCTCGTGCTGGGCTACCTCCTCTACGCTGTGGCCATGACGCTGCTCACCGAGCGCAGCAAGCTGCACCATCTCTGA
- the LOC125148761 gene encoding sphingomyelin phosphodiesterase 4 isoform X1 translates to MTTFRRRAAEWRSPFLRRATLWVPQWFPKVAVFNVPQEAAMAFPHLQQPSFLLASLKADSVNKPFAQRCQDLVKVIEDFPAKELHAIFPWLVESIFGSLDGVLVGWNLRCLQGRVSPVEYSIAMEFLDPGGPMMKLVYKLQAEDYKFDFPVSYLPGPVKASIQERVLPDSPLYHNKVQFPPTGGLGLNLALNPFEYYMFFFALSLITQKPLPGTLHIRTSDCAYFILVDRYLSWFLPTEGSVLPALSSSPGGPNPSPAPRTPTMPFASYGLHHTSLLKRHISHQTSVNADPASHEIWRSETLLQVFVEMWLHHYSLEMYQKMQSPHAKLEVLHYRLSVSSALHSPAQPSLQALHAYQESFTPTEEHVLVVRLLLKHLHAFSNSLKPEQVSPSTHSHATSPLEEFKRAAVPRFVQQKLYLFLQHCFGHWPLDASFRAVLEMWLSYLQPWRYAPEKQAQSSDCQARCVSERWAPFVQENLLMYTKLFVGFLSRALRTDLVSPKNALMVFRVAKVFAQPNLAEMIQKGEQLFLEPELVIPHRQHRLFTAPTFTGSFLSSWPPAVTDASFKVKSHVYSLEGQDCKYTPMFGPEVRTLVLRLAQLITQAKQTAKSISDQCGESTAGRPFLSWLGFCSTDTNGSYAANDLDEMGQDSVRKTDEYLEKALEYLCQMFRLSEAQLTQLTLALGTTQDENGKKQLPDCVVGEDGLILTPLGRYQIINGLRRFDIEYQGDSELQPIRSYEIASLVRVLFRLSSAINRRFAGPMAALCSRADFLGSFCRYHLTEPGLADRHLLSPVARGCAARRPRGPRLSLRFLGSYRTLLSLLLAFFVASLFCIGPLPCALLLVLGYLLYAVAMTLLTERSKLHHL, encoded by the exons TGGTTTCCTAAGGTGGCCGTTTTCAACGTTCCCCAGGAGGCTGCTATGGCGTTCCCTCACCTGCAGCAGCCCAGCTTCCTCCTG GCTAGCCTGAAAGCTGACTCTGTAAATAAGCCTTTTGCACAGCGGTGCCAAGACTTGGTTAAAGTCATTGAGGATTTTCCAGCAAAG GAGCTGCACGCCATCTTCCCGTGGCTGGTAGAGAGCATTTTCGGCAGCCTGGACGGTGTCCTCGTTGGCTGGAACCTCCGCTGCTTACAGGGGCGAGTGAGCCCTGTGGAGTACAGCATTGCAATGGAGTTTCTAGACCCCGG TGGCCCAATGATGAAGTTGGTTTATAAGCTCCAGGCGGAAGACTATAAGTTTGACTTTCCGGTTTCCTACCTGCCT GGCCCCGTGAAGGCATCCATCCAGGAGCGCGTGCTCCCCGACAGCCCCCTGTACCACAACAAGGTCCAGTTCCCCCCGACGGGGGGCCTCGGCCTGAACCTGGCCCTCA ATCCGTTCGAGTACTACATGTTCTTCTTTGCGTTGAGCCTCATCACTCAAAAG CCACTCCCTGGGACTCTCCACATACGAACTTCAGACTGTGCCTATTTCATCCTCGTGGACAGATACCTGTCATGGTTCCTGCCCACAGAAGGCAGTGTGCTCCCCGCACTCTCCTCCAGTCCTGGGGGGCCCAACCCCTCACCTGCTCCCAG aaCACCAACCATGCCCTTCGCTTCTTATGGCCTCCACCACACCAGCCTCCTAAAGCGACACATCTCTCATCAGACATCTGTGAATGCAGACCCTGCCTCCCATGAGATCTGGAGGTCAGAAACTCTGCTTCAG GTTTTTGTTGAAATGTGGCTTCATCATTATTCCTTGGAGATGTACCAGAAAATGCAGTCCCCTCACGCCAAG CTGGAGGTTCTGCACTACCGACTCAGTGTCTCCAGCGCCCTCCACAGCCCTGCCCaacccagcctccaggccctccACGCCTACCAA GAGTCGTTCACACCCACGGAGGAGCACGTGTTGGTGGTGCGCCTGCTGCTAAAGCATCTGCACGCCTTTTCCAACAGCCTGAAGCCTGAGCAGgtctctccctccacccactcTCACGCCACCAGTCCCCTGGAGGAGTTCAAACG ggcCGCCGTCCCGAGGTTTGTCCAGCAGAAACTCTACCTTTTCCTGCAGCACTGCTTTGGCCACTGGCCCCTGGATGCGTCCTTCAGAGCC GTCCTGGAGATGTGGCTGAGCTACCTACAGCCCTGGAGGTATGCACCTGAGAAGCAGGCTCAGAGCAGCGACTGCCAGGCCCGGTGTGTGTCGGAGAGATG GGCACCCTTTGTGCAGGAGAATCTGCTGATGTACACCAAGCTTTTTGTGGGCTTCCTGAGCCGCGCGCTCCGCACCGACCTGGTCAGCCCCAAGAACGCGCTCATGGTATTCCGAGTGGCCAAAGTCTTTGCCCAGCCCAACCTGGCTGAAATGATCCAGAAAG GGGAACAGCTGTTCCTGGAGCCAGAACTCGTCATCCCACACCGCCAGCACCGACTCTTCACAGCTCCCACTTTCACCGGCAGCTTCCTGTCCTCGTGGCCCCCAGCCGTCACAGACGCCTCCTTCAAGGTGAAGAGCCACGTTTACAGCCTGGAGGGCCAGGACTGCAAGTACACCCCAATGTTTGGGCCCGAGGTGCGGACGCTG GTCTTGCGCCTGGCTCAGCTCATCACGCAGGCCAAGCAGACTGCCAAGTCCATCTCTGACCAGTGCGGGGAGAGCACGGCCGGCCGCCCCTTTCTGTCGTGGCTGGGCTTCTGCTCCACAGACACGAACGGCTCCTACGCAGCCAACGACCTGGACGAGATGGGGCAGGACAGTGTCCGCAAGACAGACGAGTACCTGGAGAAGGCCCTGGAGTACCTGTGCCAGATGTTCCGA CTCAGCGAGGCTCAGCTCACCCAGCTCACGCTTGCCTTGGGGACAACTCAAGATGAGAATGGGAAGAAGCAGCTCCCAGACTGCGTCGTGGGGGAGGACGGGCTCATCCTCACGCCCCTGGGCCGGTACCAG ATCATCAATGGGCTGCGAAGGTTTGACATCGAGTACCAGGGTGACTCAGAGCTGCAGCCCATCCGGAGCTATGAGATCGCCAGCCTGGTCCGCGTGCTCTTCCGGCTGTCCTCCGCCATCAACCGCAGG tTTGCAGGCCCGATGGCAGCCCTGTGTTCCCGTGCCGACTTCCTCGGCAGCTTTTGTCGGTACCACCTCACGGAGCCCGGGCTGGCAGACAGGCACCTGCTGAGCCCGGTGGCACGAGGGTGTGCGGCCCGCCGTCCCCGGGGCCCTAGGCTCAGCCTGCGCTTCCTGGGCAGCTACCGGACGCTGCTCTCGCTGCTTCTGGCCTTCTTCGTGGCCTCCCTGTTCTGTATTGGGCCCCTCCCTTGCGCCCTGCTCCTCGTGCTGGGCTACCTCCTCTACGCTGTGGCCATGACGCTGCTCACCGAGCGCAGCAAGCTGCACCATCTCTGA